CTTTTTTTACATATATCCTTCTTCCAGGCTTGCTTACTCTTCTGATACCCAAAATTGATGGTTCTTTGTTTGGTCCATACTTGAGGTGAATTTTAACAAAAGGTTTCCCATCAATCTGAATTGACTCAAAATCCTTTATAAAACCTTCTTCTTTGAGGACTTTTAAAATACCAAGAACAACCTTAGAGGAAGGTGCGACTACGAACTTGTGTCTTGCATCGCTTCCGTTCTTTATTCTTACAAGGACATCGGATACTAAATCGTTTATCATATTCTTCCTCCTTACCAACTTGCTTTCTTAACACCAGGAAGTTCGCCTTTAAGAGCAAGTTTTCTCAAGCACAACCTGCAAAGTCCAAATTTGCTATAATAAGCACGGGGTCTTCCGCAGATCTTACATCTATTATGCTGTCTTACTTTAAACTTTGGAGGTTTCTTTGCTTTTTCAATCATTGCCTTTCTTGCCATATCTCACCTCTAATTCTTTCTGAACGGGAAGCCCATAAACTCTAAAAGAGCCTTTGCTTCCTCATCTGTTTTTGCAGTTGTTATAATCGTCACATCAAATCCTCTAACCTTATCAACCATATCGTATTCAATTTCCGGGAATATGAGTTGTTCTTTTATGCCGAATGTATAATTTCCTCTACCATCAAAGGAATTAGGAGAAAGACCTTTGAAGTCTCTAATCCTTGGAAGTGCAGAATTAATGAGTTTTTCAAAGAAGGTATACATCTTGTTGCCCCTTAATGTAACTCTCACTCCAATTGGGGAACCTTCCCTAACCCTGAATGATGCAATTGATTTTTTTGCTCTTGCAACTGCAGGCTTCTGCCTTGTAATGAGTATGAATTCCTGAACACTCTTCTCAAGAGCTGAAGGATTTTCGTTTGCTTCACCTATACCACGGTTAACTGCAATTGCAACGATTTTCGGAACCTGCATAACATTCTTATAACCAAACTTTTCCATCATCTTTTTCTTAACCTCAGTTTCATACTTCAATTTCAAAGGTGACTGAGGCAGTTTTTCGCTTAGCAAATTTTCAAGTTTGCTATCCAATTTAAAAGTCACTTTCTTTCCCATACACTCACCTCTTAAATCTTATCAATAACTTCATGGCAATTCCTGCATACTCTTACGGAACTGCCATCTTCGAGAATCTTATGAGAGACTCTTGTCTTTGTGTGGCAATGCGGGCATATAACCATTACCTTGTGAGCAAAAATTGGTCCTTCTCTCTTGGTTATTTTGCCCTGCGGCATATCCTGGGTTGGACGAAGGAAATGAGTTTGCATATTAACGCCTTCCACTATTACCTTTCCCTCTTCTGGGATAGTCTTCAAAACTTTTCCCTGTTTTCCCTTGTCCTTTCCTGCAATAACAACCACAAGGTCTCCCTTTTTAATATCAAGATATTTAACCTTATTCATAACGCTTCCTCCTAC
This genomic stretch from Caldisericum sp. harbors:
- the rpsH gene encoding 30S ribosomal protein S8, giving the protein MINDLVSDVLVRIKNGSDARHKFVVAPSSKVVLGILKVLKEEGFIKDFESIQIDGKPFVKIHLKYGPNKEPSILGIRRVSKPGRRIYVKKDELPKVFDGFGIAIISTPQGIMSDKMARKLGHGGEVVCFVW
- a CDS encoding type Z 30S ribosomal protein S14; protein product: MARKAMIEKAKKPPKFKVRQHNRCKICGRPRAYYSKFGLCRLCLRKLALKGELPGVKKASW
- the rplE gene encoding 50S ribosomal protein L5, translated to MLSEKLPQSPLKLKYETEVKKKMMEKFGYKNVMQVPKIVAIAVNRGIGEANENPSALEKSVQEFILITRQKPAVARAKKSIASFRVREGSPIGVRVTLRGNKMYTFFEKLINSALPRIRDFKGLSPNSFDGRGNYTFGIKEQLIFPEIEYDMVDKVRGFDVTIITTAKTDEEAKALLEFMGFPFRKN
- a CDS encoding 50S ribosomal protein L24; the encoded protein is MNKVKYLDIKKGDLVVVIAGKDKGKQGKVLKTIPEEGKVIVEGVNMQTHFLRPTQDMPQGKITKREGPIFAHKVMVICPHCHTKTRVSHKILEDGSSVRVCRNCHEVIDKI